The Acanthochromis polyacanthus isolate Apoly-LR-REF ecotype Palm Island chromosome 17, KAUST_Apoly_ChrSc, whole genome shotgun sequence genome has a window encoding:
- the LOC110968989 gene encoding aquaporin-11-like yields MSDLFVSLAVLAVAVLLSEAVRRTAARLCPGAYWIYLLEAASTFQLCSCTHELKLLGETTRLELPVALTLTFCITVVHLTTFREATCNPIAALESVCRGSSSVKAALVLIALQFGAGVAAQVFAASVWSLGLSDVHVRHQRFGFRCFDPLGGTILEAAAVELMCAFTVQAAAMNIHRVDEKLRAALFAALITALVFAGGSISGAVFNPVLAFSIQFPCSGHTYLEYCFVYWLGPALGVVSCILLFEKIVPFLSGKSAMRLDSQPAQKQKTQ; encoded by the exons ATGTCTGACCTGTTCGTTTCCTTGGCGGTGTTGGCGGTGGCGGTGCTGCTCAGCGAGGCGGTCCGCCGGACAGCCGCGCGTCTCTGCCCCGGAGCTTATTGGATTTACCTGCTGGAGGCGGCGTCCACCTTCCAGCTCTGCAGCTGCACACATGAACTCAAGCTGCTGGGAGAAACCACCCGGCTGGAGCTGCCGGTCGCCCTCACCCTCACCTTCTGCATCACTGTGGTCCACTTGACAACTTTCCGGGAGGCGACGTGTAACCCCATCGCGGCTCTGGAGAGCGTCTGTCgcggcagcagcagcgtcaAAGCGGCGCTCGTCCTCATCGCCCTCCAGTTCGGCGCTGGGGTCGCCGCGCAGGTCTTCGCAGCCTCCGTGTGGTCGCTGGGTCTGTCCGACGTCCACGTCCGGCACCAGAGGTTCGGGTTCAGGTGCTTCGATCCGCTCGGTGGGACGATACTGGAGGCCGCGGCCGTGGAGCTGATGTGCGCCTTCACGGTCCAAGCCGCGGCCATGAACATCCACAGAGTGGACGAGAAGCTCCGGGCTGCCCTCTTCGCTGCGCTCATCACGGCGCTGGTTTTTGCAG GTGGAAGTATTTCAGGAGCAGTTTTTAACCCCGTCCTGGCCTTCTCCATCCAGTTCCCCTGCAGTGGCCACACCTACCTGGAATACTGCTTTGTCTACTGGCTGGGACCCGCCTTAG GTGTGGTGAGCTGCATCCTGCTGTTTGAGAAGATCGTCCCGTTCCTCTCTGGAAAGAGTGCCATGAGGCTGGACAGCCAGCCTGCCCAGAAACAGAAGACACAGTAA